Proteins co-encoded in one Vibrio aquimaris genomic window:
- the flgL gene encoding flagellar hook-associated protein FlgL → MRISDTQFSQMMLQSLQLNNAGLGKVMQQMSTSERLTKLSDDPMASVKLLNLDREGSAISQYKSNIANVKTALTSQEVHLESVNESLKRMNELVLWGANGTLSDTERSGMITELESLRASVVSSFNAQDEEGRYLFSGTKTDIPALTDIGGSYAIQGNSDKRVVTVAKGVTMEANMTAAEILNLGGNHVLNQLDTVIAEFKSPSTAFRGAVEDALTTIENTSSQVLAAITEIGGRHNNLDLMNSAHGENQLFVDKVKGDLSMLDYGEASVRLSRYMTALQATQASYVKIDGLNLFDRI, encoded by the coding sequence ATGCGAATCAGTGATACTCAATTTAGCCAGATGATGCTGCAAAGTCTGCAACTGAATAATGCCGGTTTGGGCAAAGTAATGCAGCAAATGTCAACCAGCGAGCGCTTAACTAAGTTGTCTGATGATCCTATGGCATCGGTTAAATTGCTTAACCTCGATCGTGAAGGATCTGCGATTAGTCAGTACAAAAGCAATATTGCCAATGTGAAAACGGCGCTGACCAGTCAGGAAGTTCATTTGGAGTCGGTGAATGAGAGCCTAAAAAGAATGAACGAGCTTGTCCTCTGGGGAGCAAATGGTACGCTGTCGGACACTGAGCGCAGCGGGATGATCACTGAATTAGAAAGCTTGCGTGCCTCGGTTGTCTCTTCTTTTAATGCCCAAGATGAAGAAGGGCGTTACCTTTTCTCTGGTACCAAGACAGATATCCCTGCGTTAACCGACATTGGTGGAAGCTATGCCATACAGGGCAATAGTGATAAGCGGGTGGTGACAGTGGCCAAAGGGGTGACGATGGAAGCGAATATGACAGCCGCAGAAATCCTCAATCTTGGTGGTAATCACGTGCTTAACCAACTCGATACTGTGATTGCAGAATTTAAGTCACCAAGTACCGCATTTCGAGGAGCGGTTGAAGACGCGTTAACCACAATTGAAAACACGTCAAGTCAGGTTTTAGCTGCGATCACGGAAATAGGTGGTCGTCATAATAATCTTGATTTGATGAATAGTGCGCATGGTGAAAATCAGTTGTTTGTCGATAAGGTGAAGGGGGATTTGTCTATGCTTGATTATGGTGAAGCGTCGGTGCGTTTGAGCCGTTATATGACGGCGTTGCAAGCCACTCAAGCCAGCTATGTAAAAATCGACGGTTTGAATCTATTTGATCGTATCTAA
- a CDS encoding metal-dependent hydrolase: MDPLTQGLLGASLPQAVGKKQHLVVAGLLGLLSGMAPDLDTLIRSSQDALLYLEFHRQFTHSLLFIPIGSLICSLVLHPIIARKRGLSFQQTWLYCVLGYGTHGLLDFCTSYGTQLFWPLSNERYAWNTLSIIDPAFTLPILALLILTLVKTNLWFARLAVFWALLYPVFGFVQKERAEDVGWQVAKQRGHEPLRLEAKPSFANILVWKIVYETNEKYFVDAVRVGTSTQVYPGESTPKLNIERDFPWLSLQSQQAKDIERFRWFSQGFIAQDPNNPLSIIDVRYSMLPNQLKALWSIKLSPSASVDEHVKFNTHRDSDPGTRKAFLKMLLGS, from the coding sequence ATGGATCCGTTAACACAGGGGTTACTTGGTGCGTCATTGCCACAAGCAGTCGGTAAAAAACAACACTTAGTTGTCGCTGGGCTATTAGGCTTACTCTCTGGTATGGCTCCCGACCTCGATACGCTTATTCGGTCGTCGCAAGACGCCTTATTGTATTTAGAATTTCACCGTCAGTTTACCCATTCACTGCTATTTATTCCCATAGGGAGCCTTATTTGTTCACTGGTTTTACATCCGATTATTGCTAGAAAGCGCGGACTATCGTTTCAACAAACTTGGCTGTATTGCGTGTTAGGCTACGGCACACATGGCTTACTTGATTTCTGCACGTCTTACGGCACTCAACTGTTTTGGCCATTATCTAACGAGCGTTATGCTTGGAATACCCTCTCTATTATCGATCCTGCGTTCACATTACCTATCCTTGCCTTGCTTATACTCACACTAGTCAAAACAAACTTATGGTTTGCTCGACTCGCTGTCTTTTGGGCTCTACTTTATCCAGTATTTGGCTTTGTGCAAAAAGAAAGGGCTGAAGACGTAGGCTGGCAAGTTGCAAAGCAGAGAGGGCATGAGCCATTAAGATTGGAAGCAAAACCCAGCTTTGCCAATATTCTCGTGTGGAAGATCGTTTATGAAACCAATGAAAAGTATTTTGTCGATGCGGTTCGAGTTGGTACATCAACGCAAGTGTACCCCGGTGAATCAACACCCAAACTCAATATAGAAAGAGACTTTCCTTGGCTTAGCCTCCAATCCCAACAGGCTAAAGATATTGAACGCTTCCGTTGGTTCTCACAAGGATTTATCGCACAAGATCCCAACAACCCGCTGAGCATCATTGACGTACGTTATTCTATGCTGCCTAACCAGCTAAAAGCGCTGTGGAGTATAAAATTGTCACCCTCAGCTAGCGTTGACGAACATGTTAAGTTCAACACTCACAGGGACAGTGATCCTGGCACCAGAAAAGCCTTTCTCAAGATGTTATTGGGCAGCTAG
- a CDS encoding flagellar basal body rod protein FlgF produces the protein MDSLLFTATSGASRVLKAQHVRSNNLSNADTAGFRADMERVASVSLQGSGFDGRTLAVTNSASTRFDSGDVIKTGRALDVAVMGEGYLTVQTTQGQEAYTRAGNIRVDQDGALTINGFAVIGDGGPLLLPDYQKVEISERGRISVIPPGGGAELEVGTLKLVNPDTALLEKRSDSLLHSVDGNPFAQDETVQIASEHIEGSNVSAIDELLNVMSLTRNFEMQVRMMKTAETLAQAGNKLISPR, from the coding sequence ATGGACAGTTTGTTATTTACTGCCACCTCAGGTGCGAGCCGGGTACTTAAAGCGCAACATGTTCGTTCAAATAACTTGTCTAACGCGGATACGGCTGGCTTTCGCGCAGATATGGAACGCGTAGCCAGTGTTTCCCTGCAAGGCTCAGGTTTCGATGGTCGTACTTTAGCCGTAACTAACTCTGCATCGACTCGATTTGACTCAGGTGATGTGATTAAAACCGGTCGAGCATTGGATGTCGCTGTGATGGGAGAGGGCTATTTGACCGTCCAAACAACTCAAGGGCAAGAAGCATACACTCGGGCCGGCAACATTAGGGTAGATCAAGATGGTGCATTAACCATTAACGGTTTTGCTGTGATTGGTGACGGTGGACCTTTGCTGCTCCCCGATTATCAAAAAGTTGAGATTAGTGAGCGTGGGCGTATCTCAGTCATCCCTCCCGGAGGCGGTGCAGAGCTTGAAGTTGGGACCTTGAAACTGGTTAATCCAGATACTGCTCTACTTGAAAAGCGCAGTGATAGCCTACTTCACAGCGTCGACGGCAATCCTTTTGCTCAAGACGAGACAGTACAAATTGCCTCTGAGCATATTGAAGGGAGTAATGTATCTGCGATTGATGAGTTGCTTAATGTTATGTCATTGACACGTAACTTTGAAATGCAGGTACGCATGATGAAAACCGCCGAGACACTTGCTCAGGCTGGAAACAAATTAATATCACCGCGTTAG
- a CDS encoding rod-binding protein, with translation MKLDELNQKSSVSSVLYHDNSALDQIKQNPHSQHALEKVAGQFEAMFLQMVLRQMRSSSDVLADEDSPFSSQQQGVFRDMYDGQLAIEMANKQGSGIADMLVKQLSPSMSEVEFKLSAVQAPANDKALGLEETSQHRHQSDPQPSQSFQSIGESVASIRQVLSEASVTTAFAQPLNRKGEL, from the coding sequence ATGAAACTAGACGAATTAAACCAAAAATCATCAGTGAGCTCTGTGCTTTATCACGACAACAGTGCCCTTGACCAGATAAAGCAAAACCCCCACTCCCAGCATGCGTTAGAAAAAGTGGCTGGTCAATTTGAAGCCATGTTTTTGCAAATGGTGCTTCGCCAGATGCGTTCGAGTAGCGATGTGCTGGCTGATGAAGACAGTCCTTTTTCTAGCCAACAGCAAGGTGTGTTTCGCGATATGTATGATGGCCAATTGGCGATAGAAATGGCAAATAAACAAGGTTCTGGGATTGCAGATATGTTGGTAAAACAGCTGAGTCCTTCTATGTCGGAAGTCGAATTTAAACTCTCGGCAGTTCAAGCACCAGCAAATGACAAAGCGTTAGGTTTGGAAGAGACGTCACAGCATAGACATCAATCAGACCCTCAGCCATCACAATCATTTCAGTCTATTGGAGAGTCGGTCGCCTCAATAAGACAAGTCTTAAGTGAAGCTAGTGTGACGACAGCATTTGCTCAGCCACTCAATCGTAAGGGAGAACTGTAA
- the flgE gene encoding flagellar hook protein FlgE has protein sequence MSFNIALSGLDATNTELNTISHNIANASTYGFKGARTEFAAVYNGMQPGGVEVAAISQNFDTNGSVTSTGRAMDLAINGGGFFVTKDSAGQTLYTRSGVFNTDKDNYVMSNTGAKLQGYSVDGNNNLLTGVTGDIRISTSSLAAQATNKMEFVANFDATNEAIDTSAIAFDSENTNSFHSSYTTKVFDSQGKPHTVTQYFTKTSDNSWEVNTLADGNKAPISSITMTFNPDGSLVSPVNSYNVSFPAAGANPISIDIDLSGSTQFGTEFSVSTNNPNGYTSGELAGVRVEDNGMVYATYTNGQSQLQGQLVLADFANPQGLSKLSGTAWTQSFSSGAPVIGVPGAGTLGGLASGSLEQSNVDLTSELVNLMTAQRNYQANAKTISTNDKLTQALFNAV, from the coding sequence ATGAGTTTTAATATTGCCCTAAGTGGCCTTGATGCGACAAATACCGAGCTGAACACCATCAGCCACAATATCGCTAACGCATCGACTTATGGATTTAAAGGTGCACGCACCGAGTTTGCTGCTGTCTACAATGGCATGCAACCAGGCGGTGTTGAAGTCGCAGCTATTTCGCAGAATTTTGATACAAATGGTTCGGTGACGAGTACTGGTCGAGCGATGGATTTAGCCATAAACGGTGGCGGATTTTTTGTCACCAAAGATAGCGCTGGCCAGACGCTTTATACACGTTCAGGGGTATTTAATACTGACAAAGACAACTATGTGATGAGCAACACTGGTGCTAAGCTGCAAGGTTACAGTGTCGATGGCAACAATAATTTGCTCACAGGTGTAACAGGGGATATCAGGATCTCTACGTCATCACTGGCGGCGCAGGCGACAAATAAAATGGAATTTGTCGCTAATTTTGATGCGACCAATGAGGCGATTGATACGAGTGCTATTGCTTTTGACTCTGAAAACACCAACTCTTTTCATTCATCCTATACCACTAAGGTATTTGATTCACAGGGCAAGCCACATACGGTAACTCAGTATTTCACCAAAACCAGTGATAACTCATGGGAAGTTAATACGCTGGCAGACGGTAATAAGGCTCCGATATCATCGATTACTATGACATTTAACCCCGATGGTTCCTTAGTCTCACCGGTCAACTCCTACAATGTCTCTTTCCCTGCCGCGGGAGCGAACCCTATCAGTATCGATATCGACTTGTCGGGTAGCACGCAGTTTGGAACGGAATTTAGCGTCAGTACCAATAATCCCAATGGTTATACCTCAGGAGAGCTTGCCGGTGTGCGCGTTGAAGACAATGGCATGGTTTACGCAACTTACACTAATGGTCAATCACAGCTTCAAGGGCAATTAGTGCTGGCGGATTTTGCTAACCCTCAAGGGCTATCAAAACTCAGTGGTACGGCTTGGACTCAAAGCTTTAGCTCTGGCGCCCCTGTAATTGGTGTTCCCGGAGCTGGTACGCTGGGTGGCCTAGCTTCAGGCTCGCTTGAGCAATCTAACGTTGATCTAACCAGTGAACTGGTGAATTTGATGACGGCGCAACGCAACTATCAAGCCAATGCAAAGACAATTTCGACCAATGACAAGCTAACCCAAGCGTTATTTAACGCAGTCTAA
- the flgC gene encoding flagellar basal body rod protein FlgC, which yields MSFTDIYSIAGSAMNAQTVRLNTVASNLANADAASANAADAYKALKPVFATVYNKTQLSASKDVYPNAEVRIVDVVQSSGQAEQRFEPTNPLANEQGYVYYPDIDVVAEMADMMSATRSFETNVEVLTNVKSMQQGLLKLGQGR from the coding sequence ATGTCATTTACCGATATTTATTCGATTGCTGGATCGGCAATGAATGCTCAAACAGTGAGGTTGAATACGGTTGCCAGTAATCTTGCCAATGCCGATGCAGCCTCAGCGAATGCAGCGGATGCTTACAAAGCACTCAAACCTGTCTTCGCAACTGTCTATAACAAGACTCAGCTTAGTGCCAGTAAGGATGTGTACCCTAATGCAGAAGTACGTATTGTCGATGTTGTTCAGAGCTCAGGGCAAGCCGAGCAGCGTTTTGAACCAACTAACCCATTAGCCAATGAGCAAGGGTATGTGTATTACCCAGATATTGATGTTGTCGCTGAGATGGCTGACATGATGTCAGCAACGCGCAGTTTCGAAACCAATGTTGAGGTTCTGACTAATGTGAAAAGTATGCAGCAAGGTCTGCTCAAACTAGGGCAGGGCCGCTGA
- the flgD gene encoding flagellar hook assembly protein FlgD produces MTIAPNNALAFDTPIGKPSGINGISGNPKDANSTASLENEFISLMVAQIQNQDPLNPLDGTEYVGQLAQFSQVQSTENMASMMKNNMVLLDNMQVLSTAGLVGQTVYVSSNEFELSDGQQRGKIELQHPSSQVNLVITDEFGQVTPLPLGARPAGDVDFSIDPDKLGLTPGKYTVSVQVQDGQSQPNLLLAGEVEQVRIPSSGGSAQVNVHGVGSVPFYQITQFGA; encoded by the coding sequence ATGACAATTGCACCGAATAACGCTTTAGCTTTTGATACTCCAATTGGCAAACCGTCAGGTATCAATGGTATATCAGGAAATCCCAAGGACGCCAACAGTACGGCATCACTGGAGAATGAATTTATTAGTTTGATGGTGGCGCAAATCCAAAATCAGGATCCTCTCAACCCGCTTGATGGAACGGAATATGTCGGTCAATTAGCGCAATTTTCTCAAGTTCAAAGTACTGAGAATATGGCGTCAATGATGAAAAACAACATGGTACTGCTTGATAACATGCAAGTTTTGTCTACCGCAGGCTTGGTTGGGCAAACCGTCTATGTTTCGTCCAATGAGTTTGAACTGTCTGATGGCCAGCAGAGAGGAAAAATAGAGCTGCAACACCCATCAAGTCAGGTCAATTTGGTTATTACTGATGAATTTGGCCAAGTCACTCCTCTCCCATTAGGAGCGCGACCCGCAGGGGATGTAGACTTCTCGATAGATCCAGACAAGCTGGGGCTTACACCCGGCAAATATACAGTCTCAGTCCAAGTTCAAGATGGTCAATCTCAACCGAATTTGTTGTTAGCTGGTGAGGTTGAGCAAGTGAGAATCCCCAGTTCTGGCGGTTCTGCTCAGGTCAATGTTCACGGTGTTGGCAGTGTACCTTTCTATCAAATCACTCAATTTGGTGCTTAA
- a CDS encoding flagellin, which yields MVMSTVEVRPHNVALATHDRTSISPPRSSQPNSDLSRPQALARQYTPASYSVSGMMLTQGQQNATSVQIATRSYQVIGVELSKIKQGLTRAMQMGHAQSSSLQQGLSGAKKIIEQTLDASRFDGQKVIDNQLELKLNRADIRRFSIPGLDVNRLNGKAEQIRLDFPHGQSVMVDFDGQANGEQVVKMLDRSLIPLGLRASLSEQGSIIFEAPEKAYGQMQKQVRVTGQGHRFPAGQSNVMTLQAEPEGIAELNFDLGSREGLKRSIAKVNKLLWQTRTGLEQANSIKAELNGQIQTLHQQASVISPDQVEDKFKALDLQSGSFSSALMALSAQANVKRHSVVALLRN from the coding sequence ATGGTAATGAGTACAGTAGAGGTTCGTCCTCACAATGTGGCCTTGGCCACACATGATAGAACCTCGATTTCACCTCCGCGCTCGTCACAGCCCAATAGTGACCTTAGTCGTCCTCAGGCGTTAGCTCGTCAATATACGCCAGCATCGTATTCAGTCTCAGGCATGATGCTGACTCAAGGGCAGCAAAACGCAACCTCGGTGCAAATCGCTACGCGTTCTTATCAGGTGATAGGTGTTGAACTTAGCAAGATAAAGCAAGGTCTGACCCGTGCAATGCAAATGGGTCATGCGCAATCATCATCTTTGCAGCAAGGCCTATCAGGTGCGAAGAAAATCATTGAGCAAACCCTAGATGCTTCTCGATTTGATGGTCAAAAAGTGATTGATAATCAATTAGAGTTAAAATTGAATCGGGCGGATATACGCCGGTTTTCAATTCCGGGGCTCGATGTCAATCGTTTAAACGGCAAAGCTGAGCAGATTCGATTGGATTTTCCTCATGGGCAGTCTGTAATGGTTGATTTTGATGGCCAAGCCAATGGTGAACAAGTGGTGAAAATGCTCGACCGCAGTTTGATTCCACTTGGATTACGCGCGTCTCTTTCTGAGCAAGGAAGCATTATCTTTGAGGCCCCTGAAAAAGCATATGGTCAAATGCAAAAGCAGGTAAGAGTCACGGGTCAAGGCCATCGTTTCCCCGCAGGGCAATCGAATGTGATGACATTACAAGCTGAGCCAGAGGGTATTGCTGAGCTGAATTTTGACCTTGGATCTCGTGAGGGTCTTAAACGCAGTATTGCGAAGGTGAATAAGCTTTTGTGGCAAACGCGCACAGGACTTGAACAGGCAAATTCGATCAAAGCTGAACTCAATGGCCAAATACAGACATTACACCAGCAAGCTTCGGTGATTTCGCCAGATCAAGTCGAAGATAAATTCAAGGCGCTTGATTTACAAAGTGGCAGTTTTTCTTCAGCTTTGATGGCGCTCAGCGCACAAGCCAATGTTAAACGCCACTCTGTGGTGGCACTGCTGAGAAACTAG
- the flgG gene encoding flagellar basal-body rod protein FlgG, translating into MHSALWVSKTGMAAQDTKMTAISNNLANVNTVGFKRDRVVFEDLFYSIQRQPGSLVDQVNQLPTGVQLGSGVRVVGTQKVFTQGNTQNTNQELDLAVMGQGFFQIENTDGQIMYSRNGQFHVNSEGLMVNSQGLPLEPQIQIPENALSISVGVDGTVSATTTDSNDPEDLGQITLAKFINPAGLEAIGGNLFRETAASGQADELTAGEDGVGHIKQGALEGANVQVVEEMVDMITTQRAYEMNAKVVSAADDMLKFVAQSL; encoded by the coding sequence ATGCATTCAGCGTTATGGGTTAGCAAAACGGGCATGGCAGCGCAAGATACCAAAATGACTGCCATTTCAAATAACCTAGCCAATGTAAATACGGTCGGCTTTAAGCGCGATCGCGTGGTATTTGAAGACTTATTTTATAGCATTCAACGTCAACCAGGATCTCTTGTTGATCAAGTCAATCAATTGCCAACTGGGGTTCAACTTGGCAGCGGTGTCCGTGTGGTGGGAACACAAAAAGTCTTTACTCAAGGAAATACGCAAAATACTAATCAAGAACTAGATCTTGCTGTGATGGGCCAAGGTTTCTTTCAGATAGAAAATACAGACGGCCAAATCATGTACTCACGTAATGGCCAGTTTCATGTCAATTCTGAAGGTTTGATGGTCAATAGCCAAGGTTTACCTCTAGAGCCTCAGATTCAGATCCCTGAAAATGCCCTATCTATTTCCGTTGGTGTCGACGGCACGGTATCGGCGACCACGACAGACAGCAATGATCCCGAAGATCTGGGTCAAATTACCTTGGCAAAATTTATCAACCCAGCAGGTCTTGAAGCCATTGGCGGAAACTTGTTTCGAGAAACCGCTGCGAGTGGTCAAGCCGATGAGTTAACTGCTGGTGAAGACGGGGTTGGCCATATTAAGCAAGGGGCATTAGAAGGCGCTAATGTGCAGGTCGTCGAAGAGATGGTGGATATGATCACCACGCAGCGCGCCTATGAAATGAACGCCAAAGTCGTTTCTGCTGCTGACGATATGCTCAAGTTTGTTGCTCAGTCTTTGTAA
- a CDS encoding flagellar basal body P-ring protein FlgI, whose translation MTFSSTLVIALLGVMIPAHAEVKIPVMDLVDIQGVRQNQLVGYGLVVGLDGQGDRNQVKFTAQSITNMLRQFGVQIDDNTNPKLRNVASVSVTATVEPMAGVGQALNVVVSSIGDAKSLRGGTLLLTPLRGIDGEVYAVAQGNLVVGGVSAEGNSGSKVVVNTPTSGRIPGGAILEREVPSDFSDSDSVVLNLRKPSFTTAKNISREINNIFGPKVAVAENNVRVSVKAPKDSQQRVVMMSMLEEISVAQGRKPARVVFNSRTGTVVIGKNVKVGEAAVSHGNLTVTVAESQQVSQPNAFAQGNTQVVDNSQLDIKEERAQMVIWPPGTELNTIVNAVNSLGATPTDLMSILQALHEAGALNAELVVI comes from the coding sequence ATGACATTCTCAAGCACTCTAGTGATTGCACTTTTGGGGGTGATGATCCCTGCACATGCTGAAGTGAAGATCCCAGTGATGGATTTGGTCGATATTCAGGGCGTTCGTCAAAATCAGCTCGTTGGCTACGGTCTGGTGGTGGGGCTGGATGGTCAAGGCGATCGCAACCAAGTTAAATTCACCGCTCAATCAATCACCAATATGTTACGTCAATTTGGGGTCCAGATTGATGATAATACCAACCCAAAGCTGCGTAATGTCGCCTCTGTCAGTGTGACTGCCACTGTTGAGCCAATGGCTGGGGTTGGACAAGCGCTCAATGTCGTGGTGTCGTCGATTGGTGATGCAAAAAGCTTACGCGGCGGAACTTTGCTATTAACCCCGCTGCGCGGTATCGATGGTGAGGTTTATGCAGTGGCACAAGGCAATCTTGTAGTCGGAGGCGTGTCTGCAGAGGGAAACAGTGGCTCTAAAGTGGTAGTGAATACACCCACGTCAGGACGGATACCGGGCGGAGCAATTCTTGAGCGTGAAGTGCCAAGCGACTTTTCCGATAGCGATAGTGTGGTTCTCAACCTAAGAAAACCAAGCTTTACCACAGCCAAGAACATTAGCCGAGAAATTAATAATATCTTTGGCCCTAAAGTGGCGGTGGCTGAAAATAATGTTCGAGTCTCGGTCAAAGCGCCGAAAGATAGTCAACAGCGCGTGGTTATGATGTCGATGCTGGAAGAAATCAGTGTCGCGCAGGGTCGTAAGCCTGCTCGGGTGGTGTTTAATTCTCGTACAGGCACGGTCGTAATTGGCAAAAATGTCAAAGTCGGTGAAGCTGCGGTTAGCCATGGCAACTTGACCGTGACAGTTGCTGAGTCTCAGCAGGTAAGTCAGCCCAATGCCTTTGCTCAAGGAAATACACAAGTTGTTGATAATTCACAGCTAGATATCAAAGAAGAACGCGCGCAAATGGTGATTTGGCCACCTGGCACAGAGCTAAATACCATAGTCAATGCCGTGAACAGCTTGGGTGCTACGCCGACCGATCTTATGTCTATCCTACAGGCATTACATGAAGCGGGTGCGTTGAACGCTGAATTAGTCGTGATTTAA
- the flgH gene encoding flagellar basal body L-ring protein FlgH has protein sequence MQVFLRLLPLVILLAGCAGRQEFTPPKPDEEKYAPPELDYSLPAASKGSLYRHQYTMTLFQDRRAYRVGDMLTVLLFEETESSKKADTKYGKSSSVGFAAPTFGTKTIDELAASLDADRGFDGSASSSQGNKLEGAITVTVHEVLPNGVLRISGEKWIRLNQGDEFIRLTGMVRVDDISRNNQVSSARIGDARITYSGRGALSDSNAPGWLSQFFNSPWMPF, from the coding sequence ATGCAGGTATTTTTGAGACTCTTGCCGCTTGTCATCCTACTTGCCGGATGTGCTGGTCGTCAGGAATTCACTCCTCCTAAACCCGATGAAGAGAAATATGCTCCTCCAGAGCTGGATTATTCCTTGCCTGCTGCAAGTAAGGGAAGTCTCTATCGTCATCAGTACACCATGACCTTGTTTCAAGACAGAAGGGCATATCGTGTTGGCGACATGCTCACTGTCTTACTGTTTGAAGAAACAGAATCAAGCAAGAAAGCTGATACAAAATATGGCAAGAGCTCCAGTGTTGGTTTTGCAGCCCCTACGTTTGGTACTAAGACAATTGATGAGTTAGCGGCTAGTTTAGACGCTGACCGAGGCTTTGATGGCAGCGCTTCAAGCTCTCAAGGCAATAAGCTTGAAGGTGCGATAACCGTAACCGTTCATGAAGTGTTGCCAAATGGTGTGCTGCGTATCAGTGGCGAAAAATGGATTCGTCTTAACCAAGGCGATGAGTTTATTCGCCTGACAGGGATGGTGCGTGTAGACGATATTAGCCGAAACAATCAGGTGTCTTCTGCTCGGATCGGTGATGCTCGCATTACCTATTCAGGGCGGGGAGCTTTATCAGACAGCAATGCCCCTGGATGGCTTAGCCAGTTCTTTAACAGTCCATGGATGCCGTTTTAA
- the flgK gene encoding flagellar hook-associated protein FlgK, with protein MNLVNIAMSGLNSNRVALDVTAQNVSNINTPGYSRQQALMASVAGSKHDNFSAGQGVEVTSIRRVTDEFLIKQTWATQSQSAYASRYSTNMSQLENTLGADGFSLSAGLDTLFSALNDATVKPESVPYRQQIINEAEALARRFNTLTESLSHQHKDMNDQRNAAIAHANSLMSNIANINKQIVETKGTGGNPAQLLDTRDNLIGELSQVITIKTTNQADGSLQVTLSSGQPLVMGADAAQLKAIPNPSDSYLATVQVEFGEQSFATVGALGGQIGALSDYQTQVLKPYLGAIDDMARSLADEFNDLLVTGKDLNRDNGQPLFTYDPANPAASLNITDLKPEQLALSADGNPGNADVLDKLIAVNNKSVAISGFGSVSLNDAFSAIVGETAIQARQANADEQAKLAMKQQAVAARDNVSAVNSDEEAANLMTFSHVHQANMKVISTANQLFDSILNIF; from the coding sequence ATGAACTTGGTCAATATTGCCATGTCGGGTCTGAATTCCAATCGGGTAGCATTGGATGTTACAGCACAAAACGTCTCCAATATAAATACGCCCGGATACAGTCGCCAGCAAGCGTTGATGGCATCGGTCGCGGGTTCAAAGCATGACAATTTCAGTGCAGGTCAGGGAGTTGAAGTCACCAGTATTCGCCGTGTAACGGATGAGTTTCTTATCAAACAGACTTGGGCGACCCAAAGTCAGTCGGCTTATGCTTCCCGTTATAGCACTAATATGAGCCAGTTAGAAAATACTCTGGGCGCTGATGGTTTTAGTCTTTCGGCGGGATTAGATACCTTGTTTTCCGCACTTAACGATGCCACGGTCAAACCTGAATCTGTTCCTTATCGTCAGCAAATCATTAATGAAGCGGAAGCCTTAGCAAGACGTTTTAACACGCTAACAGAATCTTTGTCTCATCAGCATAAAGACATGAATGATCAGCGCAATGCGGCTATTGCTCATGCTAACAGCTTGATGAGTAATATTGCTAATATCAACAAACAAATTGTTGAAACCAAGGGGACGGGAGGAAACCCAGCGCAACTTCTGGATACTCGCGATAATCTCATTGGTGAGTTGTCTCAAGTGATCACGATAAAAACCACCAATCAGGCCGATGGTAGCCTTCAAGTGACGTTGTCATCAGGCCAGCCTTTGGTTATGGGAGCGGATGCCGCGCAGCTTAAAGCCATCCCTAACCCTAGTGACTCTTACTTAGCCACAGTCCAAGTCGAGTTTGGCGAGCAAAGCTTTGCCACGGTAGGGGCGTTAGGTGGTCAAATCGGTGCGCTGTCTGATTATCAAACTCAAGTTCTTAAACCCTATCTTGGCGCGATTGACGATATGGCTAGGTCCTTGGCTGACGAATTTAACGATTTGCTTGTCACGGGCAAGGATCTTAATCGAGATAATGGACAGCCTTTATTTACTTATGATCCAGCAAATCCAGCGGCAAGTTTAAACATCACCGATCTCAAACCAGAGCAGCTTGCACTGTCTGCTGACGGAAACCCAGGTAATGCAGATGTGCTCGATAAGCTTATTGCTGTGAATAATAAAAGCGTGGCGATCAGTGGCTTTGGCTCTGTCAGCCTTAATGATGCATTTTCTGCCATAGTCGGCGAAACCGCTATTCAAGCTCGTCAGGCGAATGCTGACGAGCAAGCTAAACTGGCGATGAAACAACAAGCTGTCGCTGCGCGTGATAACGTCAGTGCAGTCAACAGCGATGAAGAAGCGGCAAACTTGATGACATTTTCTCATGTTCACCAAGCCAATATGAAAGTGATCAGTACAGCGAATCAGTTGTTTGACTCAATCCTCAACATATTTTAA